One window from the genome of Desulfobaccales bacterium encodes:
- a CDS encoding Lrp/AsnC family transcriptional regulator gives MLSDLDKKVILALQRDLEICPQPFLEIAEYLAIPEGELLAIIQSLMERGYIRRFGATLRHQQSGYEANALVAWAVPEADVQRIGKHLAGQRAVTHCYARRPAPTWPYNLYTMIHGHTREECVEIAARMAAETGIDDYEMLFSEIELKKTTMRYFKEGEPVPQT, from the coding sequence ATGCTGTCGGATTTGGACAAAAAGGTGATCCTGGCCCTGCAACGGGACCTGGAAATCTGCCCCCAGCCGTTTCTGGAGATCGCGGAGTATTTGGCGATCCCGGAAGGGGAATTGCTGGCCATCATCCAGAGCTTGATGGAGCGGGGCTACATCCGGCGGTTCGGGGCCACCCTGCGCCACCAGCAGTCGGGGTATGAAGCCAACGCCTTGGTGGCCTGGGCGGTGCCGGAGGCTGACGTGCAACGCATCGGCAAGCACCTGGCCGGGCAGCGGGCCGTCACCCACTGCTATGCCCGCCGGCCGGCCCCCACCTGGCCGTATAACCTTTATACCATGATTCACGGCCACACCCGGGAGGAATGCGTCGAGATTGCCGCCCGCATGGCGGCGGAAACCGGGATTGACGACTACGAGATGCTGTTCAGCGAGATCGAACTGAAGAAGACCACCATGCGCTATTTCAAAGAAGGTGAGCCTGTTCCACAGACCTAA
- the hemL gene encoding glutamate-1-semialdehyde 2,1-aminomutase — protein sequence MSINQKSDELFKAGCELMPGGVNSPVRAWQAVGLTPRIIARGAEARVFDVDGNSYLDYVASWGPLILGHAAPAVVSAIAEAAARGTSFGAPTPGELELARVLCAAVPSLEMVRLVNSGTEATMSALRLARGATGRPRVIKFDGCYHGHADSFLVAAGSGVLTHAIPGSPGVPEEIANLTISLPYNNLGAVRQAVRQYPGEIAALIVEPVAGNMGVVPPMPGFLEGLRQICDAEEILLIFDEVITGFRVARGGAQELYGIRPDLTCLGKIIGGGLPVGAYGGRRDLMSQMAPVGPIYQAGTLSGNPVAVAAGLATLAALHEPGFYADLEWKAAWLARELAEAAGRQGLPVTVNRVGSMLTLFFTAGPVSTLEEAKQADLRQFRKFFQGLLEAGIALPPSQFEAFFVSSAHTRRDLADTVAAAERVWSR from the coding sequence ATGTCAATAAACCAGAAATCCGACGAACTCTTTAAAGCGGGCTGTGAGCTGATGCCTGGTGGTGTGAACAGCCCCGTGCGGGCCTGGCAGGCCGTGGGCCTGACTCCCCGGATCATCGCCCGGGGGGCGGAAGCCCGAGTTTTTGACGTGGACGGCAACTCCTACCTGGATTATGTGGCCTCCTGGGGACCCTTAATCCTGGGTCATGCCGCGCCCGCGGTGGTCTCCGCAATTGCCGAGGCCGCGGCCCGGGGCACCAGTTTCGGCGCCCCCACCCCGGGAGAACTCGAACTGGCCCGGGTTTTGTGCGCCGCAGTGCCGTCGCTTGAGATGGTGCGCCTGGTCAATTCCGGCACGGAAGCCACCATGAGTGCCTTAAGGCTGGCTCGGGGCGCCACAGGTCGTCCCCGCGTGATCAAATTCGACGGTTGTTACCACGGGCACGCCGACTCTTTTCTGGTGGCCGCGGGCAGCGGTGTCCTCACCCACGCCATTCCGGGCAGCCCTGGGGTACCTGAGGAGATTGCGAATTTGACTATCTCCCTGCCCTACAACAACCTTGGGGCGGTGCGCCAGGCGGTGCGTCAGTACCCCGGCGAGATCGCGGCCCTTATCGTGGAACCCGTGGCAGGGAACATGGGGGTGGTGCCCCCGATGCCCGGATTTCTGGAGGGTTTGCGCCAGATCTGTGACGCCGAAGAGATCCTTTTGATCTTTGATGAGGTTATTACCGGTTTTCGGGTAGCCCGGGGAGGCGCCCAGGAATTGTACGGCATCCGGCCCGACCTCACCTGCCTGGGCAAAATCATCGGCGGCGGCCTGCCGGTGGGCGCTTACGGTGGCCGCCGGGACTTGATGAGCCAGATGGCCCCGGTCGGCCCCATCTACCAGGCCGGCACCCTGTCGGGGAATCCTGTGGCGGTGGCCGCTGGGCTCGCGACCCTGGCGGCCCTGCATGAACCCGGCTTCTACGCGGACCTGGAGTGGAAGGCGGCCTGGCTGGCCCGGGAACTGGCCGAGGCCGCGGGTCGTCAGGGCCTGCCGGTGACCGTCAATCGGGTGGGGTCCATGCTCACCCTGTTTTTTACCGCCGGCCCGGTGAGCACCCTGGAGGAAGCCAAGCAAGCCGACCTGAGGCAATTCCGCAAATTCTTTCAGGGCCTGCTCGAGGCGGGGATCGCTCTCCCGCCCTCCCAATTCGAAGCCTTTTTCGTCTCCTCCGCCCATACGCGCCGGGACCTGGCAGATACCGTGGCCGCGGCCGAACGTGTTTGGTCCCGGTAG
- a CDS encoding MFS transporter: MVDKVPGKAWVVVFCGTAVNLCLGILYAWSVWTKQLISVEKAGQLITAGPGVGWTYLTNAQAANPFSLCVLIFALLMIPGGRIQDKAGPKVGAITGGLFLAIGCIIAGLSKSYTGLIIGFGIFGGIGMGIGYAAPTPAALSWFGPHKRGLIAGLVVGGYGGAALYIAPLATYLIGAYGVASSFVILGILFAAVVIIAGSQLAKAPPGYVAPALVLKAGAAPAKAAGTLVDWAPSEIFKAWQFYALVFMFIGTTQSGLLVIANAAPIGTKILGASAWLLVSWGGLINALGRVGTGMYSDKIGRGNAYALNCLVSAACLFLLPSILGSNSVFLMFLAVGIAYWQYGGGLALMPAYTADFFGPKNLGMNYGLVFIGWGLGFFMTRLAGTIKDITGSLDYAFYLSALVLIVAVVVSWVTKRPMHIASGEVR; this comes from the coding sequence ATGGTAGATAAAGTTCCAGGAAAAGCATGGGTAGTGGTATTTTGCGGCACCGCGGTTAACCTCTGTTTGGGGATCCTTTACGCCTGGAGCGTTTGGACTAAGCAGCTGATCAGTGTAGAAAAGGCTGGTCAGCTCATCACCGCCGGCCCTGGGGTAGGCTGGACTTATCTGACCAATGCCCAGGCCGCCAATCCGTTTTCCCTTTGCGTCCTTATCTTCGCCCTTTTAATGATTCCGGGCGGCCGTATTCAGGATAAAGCGGGCCCCAAAGTGGGCGCCATCACCGGCGGTCTCTTCCTGGCGATTGGCTGCATCATTGCCGGGTTATCCAAAAGCTATACCGGCTTAATCATTGGTTTCGGCATCTTCGGCGGCATCGGCATGGGTATCGGTTACGCCGCGCCCACACCGGCGGCTTTGTCCTGGTTCGGCCCGCATAAACGTGGTCTCATCGCCGGTCTGGTCGTGGGTGGATACGGCGGAGCGGCCTTGTACATCGCTCCTTTGGCGACTTATCTGATCGGCGCCTACGGCGTTGCTTCCAGTTTCGTGATCTTGGGTATCTTATTCGCCGCAGTCGTCATCATTGCCGGGTCCCAGCTGGCCAAGGCGCCTCCGGGCTATGTGGCTCCGGCGCTGGTGCTCAAGGCGGGCGCGGCTCCGGCTAAGGCCGCTGGCACCCTGGTGGATTGGGCGCCGTCGGAAATCTTTAAGGCCTGGCAGTTTTATGCCCTGGTGTTTATGTTTATCGGCACCACCCAGTCGGGGCTGTTGGTCATCGCTAACGCAGCGCCCATCGGGACCAAAATCCTGGGTGCCAGCGCCTGGCTGCTGGTATCCTGGGGCGGCCTGATTAACGCCCTGGGCCGGGTAGGCACCGGTATGTATTCCGATAAGATCGGCCGCGGCAACGCCTATGCCCTGAACTGCCTGGTATCGGCCGCGTGCCTGTTCCTGCTGCCCAGCATTCTCGGCAGCAACAGCGTTTTCCTGATGTTCCTGGCCGTGGGTATTGCTTACTGGCAGTACGGCGGTGGCCTGGCGCTGATGCCGGCTTACACGGCCGACTTCTTTGGCCCCAAGAACCTGGGCATGAACTACGGTCTGGTGTTCATCGGTTGGGGTCTGGGCTTCTTCATGACCCGGCTGGCCGGCACCATTAAAGACATCACCGGCAGCCTGGATTATGCCTTCTACCTTTCCGCCTTGGTACTCATAGTCGCGGTTGTCGTTTCCTGGGTTACCAAGCGGCCCATGCACATTGCATCCGGAGAAGTAAGATAA
- a CDS encoding site-2 protease family protein — MTTSIAWPVPFILGPHNLAIDAVTAFVVSVLLACMVNAEAQAFASTFLGDSRVGAKDRFNFNVFLHLNILGSICYLVGGFGWPRTMEIDRSKFAHPRLYTAITRLAGPVANLLLAGIAASVVSLMKSFEWDPMVFLMVVGVNVTTAVYNLIPIPPLALGSLVSELLPEDRAKAILVQVGPFLVLALALLSRITPQGIFSPYLDPLVKTVFAFFRGA, encoded by the coding sequence ATGACAACCAGTATTGCGTGGCCGGTGCCATTTATTCTCGGTCCCCATAACCTCGCCATTGATGCCGTGACTGCCTTTGTAGTATCAGTGCTCCTGGCATGTATGGTCAACGCCGAGGCCCAGGCCTTTGCCAGCACCTTTTTGGGGGATTCCCGGGTGGGGGCCAAAGACCGGTTCAATTTCAACGTCTTTCTCCATCTGAATATTTTGGGCTCCATCTGTTATTTGGTGGGGGGCTTCGGGTGGCCCCGAACCATGGAGATAGACCGCAGTAAATTTGCCCATCCCCGTCTCTATACGGCTATCACCCGCCTGGCCGGGCCGGTGGCCAACCTCCTGTTGGCAGGGATCGCCGCCAGTGTTGTATCTTTAATGAAGTCCTTTGAATGGGACCCTATGGTTTTTCTTATGGTGGTTGGGGTCAACGTCACCACGGCCGTCTACAATCTGATTCCCATTCCGCCTCTGGCCTTAGGCTCTCTGGTCTCCGAATTATTGCCGGAGGATCGTGCCAAAGCCATCCTGGTCCAGGTCGGACCCTTCCTCGTCCTCGCCTTGGCCCTGCTTTCGCGCATCACTCCCCAGGGCATCTTCAGCCCCTATCTTGATCCCTTGGTCAAAACGGTATTCGCCTTTTTTAGGGGCGCTTAA
- a CDS encoding dTDP-4-dehydrorhamnose 3,5-epimerase family protein produces MTPEGHFLEINISGVICSPLSKYADQRGWLAEIFRQDELAPDHVPMMAYVSVTNPGLGRGPHAHQHQTDLFCFYGPGDFRVSLWDNRNDSPTFGVQQDFLLGESNPAILIIPPGVVHGYKNMSDYPGFVCNFANRLYRGHGRSEAVDEIRFENDPFSPFRLE; encoded by the coding sequence ATGACACCGGAGGGCCATTTTTTGGAGATTAATATTTCCGGAGTGATTTGTTCACCCTTGTCAAAGTATGCCGATCAACGAGGTTGGCTGGCCGAGATTTTCCGCCAGGATGAGCTGGCTCCGGATCATGTTCCGATGATGGCGTATGTCTCGGTCACCAACCCGGGGTTGGGGCGGGGGCCCCATGCCCACCAGCATCAGACCGATCTCTTCTGTTTTTACGGGCCTGGAGATTTCCGGGTGTCCCTTTGGGATAACCGGAATGACAGCCCCACTTTCGGGGTCCAACAGGATTTTCTTCTGGGGGAATCCAATCCCGCAATACTTATTATCCCGCCGGGGGTGGTGCACGGCTATAAGAACATGAGTGACTATCCCGGCTTTGTCTGCAACTTCGCCAACCGTCTGTACCGCGGCCACGGACGCTCCGAAGCCGTAGACGAGATTCGGTTTGAGAATGACCCCTTTTCGCCTTTTCGGCTGGAATAA
- the rfbD gene encoding dTDP-4-dehydrorhamnose reductase, which yields MIPVSGKLLITGARGQLGQALVQSAGGQGWEVIPTDVHDLDITDSQSVWRELARLRPQVVINAAGATQVDALESDPDGALRVNGLGPRNLAVACRRLGLKLIHLSTDYVFDGTKSGPYVEWDATRPLSVYGRSKLLGEEWVRQQCPDHFIVRTAWLYGLPGPNFILAILARGRSLGPAGVLKVVADQHGTPTSALTLAPQLLALAQTEAFGTYHATCQGGTTWYGFAQLILQTAGIEVGITPCTTEEFPRPAPRPANSVLDNRLLQVTGLDLMPSWQAAFQQFWEAYGDRL from the coding sequence GTGATCCCGGTTTCCGGTAAGCTCCTGATTACCGGAGCACGCGGGCAGTTGGGTCAGGCCCTGGTTCAGTCTGCCGGCGGGCAGGGTTGGGAGGTAATTCCCACCGATGTCCATGACCTGGATATTACCGATTCCCAGTCGGTATGGCGAGAGCTGGCCCGGCTGCGTCCGCAAGTGGTGATCAATGCCGCTGGGGCTACCCAGGTGGACGCACTGGAGTCGGACCCGGATGGGGCGCTCAGAGTCAACGGCCTGGGGCCCCGGAACCTGGCCGTGGCTTGCCGGCGCCTGGGCCTCAAGTTAATCCACCTATCCACCGATTATGTCTTTGATGGGACCAAATCCGGGCCTTATGTGGAGTGGGACGCGACGCGGCCCCTCTCGGTTTACGGCCGCAGCAAGCTCCTGGGAGAAGAGTGGGTGCGGCAACAGTGCCCCGATCACTTTATCGTGCGTACAGCCTGGCTCTATGGGCTTCCCGGCCCCAATTTCATCCTGGCTATTTTGGCCCGGGGTCGCAGCCTGGGGCCGGCTGGCGTGCTAAAGGTGGTGGCGGATCAGCACGGGACCCCCACCAGCGCGCTGACACTGGCGCCCCAGCTCCTGGCGCTGGCCCAAACCGAGGCCTTCGGCACCTATCACGCCACCTGTCAGGGTGGCACCACCTGGTATGGGTTTGCCCAACTGATTCTTCAGACGGCCGGTATTGAGGTGGGGATAACTCCTTGTACAACCGAGGAATTTCCCCGTCCTGCTCCCCGGCCGGCCAACTCGGTCCTGGATAACCGGCTCTTGCAGGTAACCGGACTGGACCTCATGCCTTCCTGGCAGGCAGCCTTCCAGCAATTCTGGGAAGCTTACGGGGATCGCCTATGA
- the rfbB gene encoding dTDP-glucose 4,6-dehydratase, with the protein MSCVLVTGGAGFIGSNFVYFLRRERPDWHILNLDLLTYAGNPENLNGLQGDPLYTLVHGDVADRELAQDLFARYPITRVVHFAAESHVDRSILDPGIFVCTNVVGTFTLLEAARQAWQNRAGGETPRFLHVSTDEVYGSLGPEDLPTTEASPYAPRSPYAASKASADFLVRSYFHTYQLPVLITNCSNNYGPYQFPEKLIPFSLSQALAGKSIPIYGQGTNVRDWLFVEDHCRALLAVLEQGRVGETYNIGGRQEVPNLELVRLLLRLLGQMRPDLGDLDRLITFVADRPGHDWRYALDISKIESQLGWHPQVGLEEGLRRTVAWYLNHQDWLGRVQSQAYRAFLTKQYGAGVLGVDG; encoded by the coding sequence ATGAGTTGTGTTTTGGTAACCGGGGGAGCCGGGTTTATCGGCTCCAATTTCGTCTACTTTCTGCGGCGCGAGCGGCCGGACTGGCACATCCTCAACCTGGACCTCTTGACTTACGCCGGCAACCCCGAAAATCTCAACGGGTTGCAAGGCGATCCCCTCTATACCCTCGTCCATGGAGACGTGGCCGACCGGGAATTAGCGCAAGACCTTTTTGCCCGCTATCCCATCACCCGGGTGGTCCACTTTGCCGCTGAATCCCATGTGGACCGGTCGATTCTGGACCCGGGCATCTTCGTATGCACCAATGTCGTGGGAACCTTTACCCTGTTGGAAGCGGCTCGCCAGGCCTGGCAAAACCGGGCCGGGGGGGAGACGCCGCGCTTTTTGCACGTCAGTACGGATGAAGTTTACGGCTCGTTGGGACCCGAAGATCTTCCCACCACCGAGGCGTCGCCGTATGCCCCCCGCAGCCCGTATGCCGCGTCCAAGGCCAGCGCCGACTTTCTGGTGCGCTCCTATTTCCACACTTATCAGCTTCCGGTGCTCATTACCAACTGTTCCAACAATTACGGCCCTTACCAATTCCCGGAGAAGCTGATCCCCTTTAGCCTCAGCCAGGCCTTGGCAGGCAAGTCCATTCCCATTTATGGCCAGGGAACCAATGTCCGGGACTGGCTCTTTGTGGAGGACCATTGCCGGGCGCTGCTTGCCGTACTGGAGCAGGGCCGGGTGGGAGAGACCTATAACATCGGCGGCCGCCAGGAAGTGCCCAATCTGGAACTGGTGCGCCTGTTGCTCCGCTTGCTGGGCCAAATGCGGCCTGATTTGGGAGACCTGGACCGGCTGATTACTTTTGTGGCGGACCGGCCCGGCCATGACTGGCGATATGCCCTGGACATCAGCAAAATTGAAAGCCAGTTGGGGTGGCATCCCCAAGTGGGTTTGGAGGAGGGGCTCAGGCGCACCGTAGCCTGGTATCTTAACCATCAGGACTGGCTGGGGCGCGTGCAATCCCAGGCCTACCGGGCTTTCCTCACGAAACAGTATGGGGCCGGGGTGTTAGGCGTGGATGGCTAA